One window from the genome of Garra rufa chromosome 1, GarRuf1.0, whole genome shotgun sequence encodes:
- the LOC141323992 gene encoding zona pellucida sperm-binding protein 3-like produces MAFLQGVLVLAVIVVFDLSNAQGSLKYRQSPRSMSSESHLASGGPAVSPRGLWNPMGMTSALQSPFGVQEKQLMQGPVKPLDWRFPVVPEVQSELAVDFQIRQPVTPSSVAVQCSESSVLVEVQQDLFSNGHLIQPSGLSLGGCSVVGQDPGSRVLIFEYELQNCNSVLMVTEDELVYTFSLTYAPEALAGTPITRADGAIVGVQCHYQRLQNVSSDALVPTWVPYASKEVGEDVLLFSLKIMLDDWSYERPSNYYFLGNVFNIEASVKVYNHVSLRVFVDSCVATQVPDVNSLPRYAFIDNHGCFVDAKATSSSSQFMPQTQYDKVQFQLEAFMFQGGNSNSIYITCLLKATIAAVPSDAGHKSCSFANGWFAADGNHQVCGCCDSTCGPDSGTAAFSDVQWEGKASLGPLMVQERRKTSTGFQ; encoded by the exons ATGGCATTCCTGCAAGGTGTGTTAGTGCTGGCTGTGATTGTTGTATTTGATCTGAGCAATGCACAGGGAAGTTTGAAGTACCGTCAAAGTCCAAGGAGCATGAGCTCAGAATCACATCTGGCTTCCGGAGGTCCTGCTGTTTCTCCTCGAGGACTCTGGAACCCTATGGGAATGACCTCTGCCTTGCAGAGTCCTTTTGGAGTTCAGGAGAAGCAGCTGATGCAGGGTCCAGTCAAGCCTCTGGATTGGAGGTTTCCAGTTGTTCCAGAAGTTCAGAGTGAGTTGGCAGTGGATTTCCAGATCAGGCAACCCGTGACTCCCAGTAGCGTAGCTGTTCAATGCAGTGAGAGTAGTGTTCTTGTGGAGGTACAGCAGGACTTGTTTAGCAATGGTCACCTCATCCAGCCATCTGGTTTGTCTTTGGGAGGGTGTTCTGTTGTCGGTCAGGATCCAGGATCTAGGGTGCTCATCTTTGAGTATGAACTACAGAACTGCAATAGTGTGCTGATG GTAACTGAGGATGAGCTTGTCTACACGTTCTCTCTTACCTACGCTCCTGAGGCACTTGCTGGCACTCCAATTACCCGTGCTGATGGCGCGATTGTTGGCGTTCAATGCCACTATCAAAG GCTTCAAAATGTAAGCAGCGATGCCTTGGTTCCAACTTGGGTTCCTTATGCTTCAAAAGAGGTTGGTGAAGATGTCTTGCTCTTCTCCTTGAAGATCATGTTGG ATGACTGGTCCTATGAGAGGCCTTCAAACTATTACTTCCTGGGTAATGTCTTCAATATTGAGGCGTCTGTGAAGGTGTACAATCATGTGTCTCTGCGTGTGTTTGTGGACAGCTGTGTGGCTACCCAAGTACCTGATGTGAACTCCCTTCCGAGATATGCCTTCATTGATAATCATGG GTGCTTTGTGGATGCCAAGGCTACGTCTTCCAGCTCCCAGTTCATGCCTCAAACCCAGTATGACAAGGTCCAGTTCCAGCTGGAGGCATTCATGTTCCaggggggaaacagtaattct ATCTATATAACCTGTCTCTTGAAGGCCACTATTGCTGCTGTACCAAGTGATGCTGGACACAAGTCATGTTCCTTTGCCAATGG ATGGTTTGCAGCTGATGGAAACCACCAGGTTTGCGGTTGTTGTGACTCAACATGTGGTCCTGATAGTGGAACTGCTGCTTTCAGTG ATGTTCAGTGGGAAGGCAAGGCATCACTTGGTCCCCTAATGGTTCAAGAGCGTCGCAAGACTTCAACTGGTTTTCAATAA
- the nde1 gene encoding nuclear distribution protein nudE homolog 1, with translation MRPELKFGGVLLGCGVLRKQQICLAEEAQEELQEFQQMSRDYEAELETELKQCDSRYRELLTTNNRLRMELENYKEKYETQHSEAVRQISTLEGDLAETTAIKDQLHKYIRELEQANDDLERAKRATIMSLEDFEQRMNHVIERNAFLESELDEKENLLESVQRLKDEARDLRQELAVQQKGERKSSISLSKDVEKPEATPARPSSIVTSALPSLHATPSRPPGSGSAFNTPSASYGRIEGLTGTPLTTSARISALNIVGELLRKVGNLESKLASCRELHIHEKTPSRAALGQGTPSISRETSEVPSNTNGLYDKGMVKRLDFGKGPKIML, from the exons ATGAGACCAGAGCTGAAGTTTGGAGGTGTGCTGCTGGGTTGCGGTGTCCTACGAAAACAGCAAATTTGTCT GGCTGAGGAGGCGCAGGAGGAGCTGCAGGAGTTTCAGCAGATGAGTCGAGACTATGAGGCGGAGCTGGAGACAGAGCTAAAACAGTGTGATTCGCGTTATCGCGAGCTTCTCACGACCAACAACAGACTCCGTATGGAATTAGAAAACTACAAG GAGAAGTATGAAACGCAGCACTCTGAGGCGGTCAGGCAGATCTCGACTCTAGAAGGAGACCTAGCAGAGACCACAGCCATCAAAGACCAACTGCACAAGTATATCCGAGAGTTAGAGCAAGCTAACGATGACCTGGAAAGAGCTAAGAG GGCGACTATAATGTCACTTGAGGACTTTGAGCAGAGAATGAATCATGTTATAGAGAGAAATGCTTTCCTTGAGAGCGAGCTTGACGAAAAAGAGAACCTTTTAGAATCAGTACAGAGATTAAAAGACGAAGCCAGAG ATTTAAGACAGGAACTGGCTGTTCAGCAAAAAGGAGAGCGCAAGTCATCGATCAGCCTTTCTAAAGATGTAGAGAAGCCAGAGGCCACACCCGCAAGACCCTCCTCGATTGTTACCTCCGCCCTTCCATCTCTCCACGCCACACCCTCCAGACCTCCAGGCTCCGGGAGTGCATTCAACACCCCCTCAGCGTCCTACGGCAGAA TTGAAGGTCTGACTGGAACTCCTCTCACCACATCTGCACGCATATCTGCCCTTAACATCGTTGGAGAATTGTTGAGGAAAGTTGGG AATCTTGAATCAAAGCTGGCATCATGCAGAGAGTTACACATCCATGAGAAAACACCCAGCCGTGCAGCGCTTGGCCAGGGTACACCAAGCATTTCACGGGAAACCTCAGAAGTCCCATCCAACACAAATGGCTTGTATGATAAGGG GATGGTGAAACGGTTGGACTTTGGAAAAGGACCCAAGATAATGCTGTGA